In the genome of Planctomyces sp. SH-PL62, the window CGCCGTAGCCGTAGAGCAGGGTCGGGTTCGAGCCGTCCTTCCGGATCCCCTTCTTGCCCGTCAGGAACATGGGGATCTTCGTCCCGTCCTTGCTCGGGTAGAAGACCTGGACGGTCTCGTAGGCGTCGGGGTCGAACTTCAGGGCGGGCTTGCGCCAGGGGGTGCTCGCGCCGGTCTCGACGTCGTAGCGGTAGATGGTGGCGGGGGTGGTGTAGGAGGTGAAAGCGTAGAACGTCTCCCCGTCCTTCCGCTTGCCGGAGAAGCCCGACGCGGTGCCGAGGCCCGGCAGGTCGACGTCGCGGAGGTGCTTGCCGGAGAGGTCGAAGACGCGGACGACGGTGTGGGCGTCCTTCAGGTAGCTGGCGATGAAGCGATCGCCGACGACGTCGACGCTTTCCAGGGTCTCCTCGGCCTCGGGGATCAGCTCGACCCACTTCTCGGGCTTCGGGTCGCGGACGTCGATGGCGACGACCCGCCCGCGCTCGGCGTCCTTGTTGGTCTTGAACCAGAAGACGGGGCCGTCGTTGTCGAGGAAGTCGTACTCGGCCTCGAACTCGCCGACGAGGTGGGTCGGCTTCGCGTCGGTCGCGTCGAGCGGCCGGTAGAGCACGCGGTACTTGGCGTCGGTCCCTTTGTGGAGCGTCAGCACGAGGTACGCGCCGTCGTCGCTGACGGTCGGCGTGGCCTCCCATTCCTTGTGCTCGGGGTCCTCCCAGATCAACGTATCCTGATCCTGGGGCGTGCCGACCCGGTGCAGGTAGACCTTCTGGTAGTAGTTCGCCCCCTTGAGGTCCTGACCCGGCTCGGGCGCGGGGAAGCGGCCGTAGAAGAAGCCCTTGTGATCGGGCGTCCAGACGGCCGAGGAGAACTTGATCCAGCGCAGCTCGTCGTCCAGGTCCTTGCCGGCGGCCACGTCGCGGACCTTCCAGACGTTCCAGTCCGACCCGGCCTCGGCGATCCCGAAGGCCAGGAGCCGGCCGTCGTCGCTGGCGACGGTCCCGGCCAGGGCGACGGTGCCGTCGGCCGAGAGCGTGTTGGGGTCCAGCAGAGCGCGGGGCTCGGCGTCGATCGCGTCGAGGACGAACAGGACCCCCTGGTTCTGGAGGCCCGTGTTGTGGGTGTAGAAGTACTTGCCCCCCT includes:
- a CDS encoding prolyl oligopeptidase family serine peptidase, translating into MKAEEPARPFPYPEAPKSDTVDVYHGVKIADPYRPLEDPDSDVTRAWVEAENAITNGFLGSIPQREGLHARVTELWDYEKFSPPGKKGGKYFYTHNTGLQNQGVLFVLDAIDAEPRALLDPNTLSADGTVALAGTVASDDGRLLAFGIAEAGSDWNVWKVRDVAAGKDLDDELRWIKFSSAVWTPDHKGFFYGRFPAPEPGQDLKGANYYQKVYLHRVGTPQDQDTLIWEDPEHKEWEATPTVSDDGAYLVLTLHKGTDAKYRVLYRPLDATDAKPTHLVGEFEAEYDFLDNDGPVFWFKTNKDAERGRVVAIDVRDPKPEKWVELIPEAEETLESVDVVGDRFIASYLKDAHTVVRVFDLSGKHLRDVDLPGLGTASGFSGKRKDGETFYAFTSYTTPATIYRYDVETGASTPWRKPALKFDPDAYETVQVFYPSKDGTKIPMFLTGKKGIRKDGSNPTLLYGYGGFNIPLTPGFSPSALTWMEMGGLYAVANLRGGGEYGESWHQGGTKLAKQNVFDDFIAAAEWLIAEKYTNSSKLAISGRSNGGLLVGACMTQRPDLFGACLPGVGVLDMLRFHKFTIGWAWVDDYGSSDDPDEFKALHAYSPLHNVKPGTCYPPTMVTTADHDDRVVPAHSFKFAAALQAAQACDNPVLIRIETKAGHGAGKPTAKVIEEAADQWAFLVKVLNVEVKP